The Serinus canaria isolate serCan28SL12 chromosome 18, serCan2020, whole genome shotgun sequence region GGGGTCTGGAGTGGCTCCTCTCACGGGGGAGCAAAGAGAAGAAGCAGATCTGGGGGAGTAATTTAATCTGCAGCAGGTAATTGTCTGTGAGGCAGCACCTCAGCCCTCAGAGCCGTTGGTTCCCAGCACAAAACCccctgagctggctctgctctgccctcagtGTGCTTCAGATAACCCTGGGAAGGAGAAGCCTCCCCCAGGAGCCAATCCCTGAGTCAAAGCCGTGGTTCCTCTGCTCCAACaggaggctggggcagggctgggtcctCCCTCGGTGTGGAGAGGCTGCTTTCCTCATCTCGGGTAAAATTAGCACTGCACTAATTACCCCGGGCCAGACACACAGCTGGGGGAGGTGCAGATGTGTCAGGGAGTGAGACTGGAGCGGGGCCAGACCCTTTATAGAGCTTTCAGCCCCATCCTTGGGTGCAGATCTATTCACATGGGAGCTGCCCACCCCAGCTCCATCACCAGAGCTTTGCCAAACcattctcccctttttttttttttttggtccacAGTGAAGGAATTCTGTGCGTTTGGGACTCCTGTACTAGCAGGGTTTGCTGGAGAATGTAAAGAACAACTGCTTTACCTGGGGCTTctgcagaaatataaaatggCAGGAAGGACAAAAAGCACCTTCTAACAgagtgggaaaagggagaaaagttTAATCAGTGCAGTGAGTAATTGCAGGAACTGCCATAAAACACTTCCCAAATTTCATTTCCCGCTTCACATCCTACCACAGGACACCCTGGAAAGCCTCCCATGGAATTGCTGAGGTCACATTTACTTGCCATGAGTAAGGGCAGGGAAGGTTTCCCCTTGGAGACACTCCCTGGGCTCTGAAAGCCTGGATGCATAATTCCTATTTTTCCTGCCCCACTCAGAGCATGGCTACCCCAAGGAGGCATTTACCAGCCAAAATTCCTGCTGGagacccagcacagccactccagagcagagcagtgggactgggggtgctcagcctggagaaaaggagactcaggggtgcccccatccctctcacagctcctggaaggtgcctgtgctcagctgggctgggctctgtctccagcagcactgacacacccagagctcacagcctccccctgcacccagggaaatacaggctggagagcaggaaaagtgttttacagaaaggggataaagttctggaatgttctgcccggggaggtgctggagtccccatccctgggtgtgtttaacaaagcctggatggggcactgggggccagggtttgggtgaggggctggggctgggctggactcgatggGCTTGGAGGTCTCTGACAACCTGGGGactctgggaattctgtggtTGAttgtgtgaattctgtgattgattctgtgaattctgtgattctgtgattctgtggattCTATGGATTCTATGGATTCTAtggattctgtgattgtgtgagTTCTGTGTTTCGGTGGATTCTAtgggttctgtgattctgtgattgattctgtgaattcggtggctggggaggctctggggcagcctcctccctgctgctgctctgcaccacGGTCACACAGAGGCCACCAGCTCCTTTTGGCACCTGGGCCAAGCCGGGATCGTGACAGACCAAAAATAGTCCCTCCCCCCCGTCAGGCGAGGCGGGGAGACACCCTGTGATCAAAGATGGGGAAGCACGAGGAACGAAAGCACTGCCCAGTAGTcgcagcagagcagctgcctgacACTTGTGGAGCTTCCTAGAGCCCGGAGAAAGGAtgtgaaggaggaggaggaggaggaggaggatgataTGGAGGGCTCAGCAGATGTTTCATTGGAGCTGCTCCCGTGCGTGAGAGAACGCACGGAGCTGCTCCACGGAAAATGTGCATCCAGAAGTGGACATGGCACTGGAGATGAGATAATTATTAAGGCATTTCTATTCTGGAGCTTTTCTGTGTGGAGTTTTACACTGTAGTAAATGTTAGCCTTGCCTTTCTACACGCACACACGTTCCCTGGCTCTTGGTCACTGATATGTCCCCAAGTCTGTCCCTTTGGCCACAAATAGCTCATTGCCCTATTTGAAAGGTTCCTGGTGGAGTGCAGCCAGGTTTGCCCGGCTATATTTACCTAAGCTGGCAAATTGGGCCACggccctcccagcactgctgctgtctaTAAAGGGGAACGAtacaaaacaaaccagcaaacacCCCATCAATTCAAAAACAAAATGTGTTCTGCACTGCCTGGCGGTGCTGAGCctgagagctgtgcccaggtttCCTGGGGATGGTCAGGAAATAAactgggaatactgggaatTCACTGGCAATACTGGGAATTCACCGGCAACAGGTTGCCAGGGTTATAACCCCGCTGTTTTTGAGGTGACACTTCGGGACGGGCGGGGGTCCCGTCccgagaggggctgcaggagccgAGGGAGGCGGCGGGAGCTGCGCGTGGCGCGTCCCGGAGCCGCTGTCGCCGCTGTCGCCGCTGTCCCGTGGATGCGCCGGGACCGCTCGGCGCTGCTGCAGCTCCGGGCGCCGCCGCCAGGTGGCGGCCGAGGGACCGGGACtgggatcgggatcgggatcgggatcgggatcgggatcgggatcgggatcgggatcgggatcgggatcgggatcgggattGGGATCGGGAGCAGGATCAGGTTGATCGGGACTAGGATCAGCACAGGGATCAGGATTGGGATTGGGACAGGGATCGGGATCAGGTTGATCAGGATCAGGACTGGGATCAGGACAGAGATGGGGATCAGGAtcgggacagggacaggattGGGATTCGTTCCAGGACTGCTCCAGACTCTAAAGAAGGATGGCAAAAACCAGGAAGAGTTGCTTGTAACATGGGAAGACAGAGATAGGAAAAGGGGTAAAGGtttaaaactgaaagaggggagaTTTAGAAGAGATATTTGGGACAAACCCCCCATGAGCTGCAGCcgccccatccctggaagtgcccaaggccaggctggagcagccaagtctgtggaaggtgtcccttcccatggcagggatggccctggatgagctttgagctgccttccatcccaaaccattccatgagtCCATGACACACCTGGCTGGGGAATCTTCATGCGTTTCTGACAGCCCAAGGTGAGATTTTGCATTGCTTGGCCTGAAGAAAACATTGAGAGGTGTCGACATCAGGGTTCCAAACCCTCCTGGCTTTCCAGGGAGCAGCACGagcacaaagcagagctgcccaaCCTCACACTGCCTTTGCTCAGAGctcatccccagcagctcctcagccaccAGGACTGACCTCACAAAAACCTGGAaatcctgggagcagccagaggtgTTGGGACTTTTAAACCCTGTGAAaatgatgccttgagaaggctgagctggagcagaggctgggcagagtcccagaacaaagcagggattgattccaaggatctcctccatggacccaccttgggcagcaccagagcccagccagggctgcccccaagatgacccaaaatggccccaaaatgcccggccgggcacggggtctctccctgggatcagctctgctccattcccaccttgcagttcattgtcccagcccagctttggcccagccagtcccaccctgcttgtttttctctctccagcccacggggtttgtgctcctgggctgagattgggatcatttgtccttggtgcccagctggagcaggaattgttttgtctccctgctctgggcacagagctcagcatcccctggtGTGAGCCCAGACCCTCACACTGAagagcacagaacctgaaacacagaaaagctcaaacctgaggtATCAGAATCACCAAtccacatttttttcagcacaGATGAAAACTTTCAACTTCTTGTTTCAGCCTGGTTTTGTCACACTTCCCCTTGCCTGCCTGGAAGTGACTCTGTTCTCAGAtgcttcttcctctccctgctttggGCCTCTCCTGCCCACCACAGCCACCAACTCCTTCTGTTTGCAGGTTCCCAGTTCCAACCAGCAAAGAtttaagagacaaaaaaagcttacaagcagtattttttcccctcctacacaacatttctgctgccctgaAGGTACCTGTTATTTCCTGAAGCGAGCTCAGACCTCCTGCACGGCGTGTGAGGAACGAGGGACCAACGAGGGGACACATCCTGTGCCACATCTGAAACCCAACTTCACAAGAACTATGCACCAAATGACAGATGATAACGGGGCAGGAGATGCCAGCTGCCCTAATGAATGGTGGTGAGCAaggctggaaaaataaatgataTAATAATCCCTTATTTTACCCCCTTTGACATCAGTGAATCTTGACCCGGAACAGCGGCGCTGCTTTCCAAGGGAAAATAACCAGGGTGAAGTTGGAATCACGAGTCAGGAGGCCAGTGCAGGGTGGTTTGTCAGAACTTTGCTTCAGCTGGTAAATTTTGTGGAAAGTCGGGGATGGGGTGAGCAACTTTTCACACAGGAATTCCAATTCCTGCCTCTTAGTggtggctgggaaggagctgctgaagctCAGCTCCAGGAATTGCCTTTTGGAAGCCCCCAGGAGATGTTCAAGCTCTGGAAGAGCAGGGAGGTCCTGTTGTTTCACCATGGAACAGCCCAAAACATATCCAGGTTCTTCCCTCTGGGCTGGTGGGAACTTTCCTCCAGTTAACTGGGAATGACTGGAGGCTCAGGTCCGTGCTCCCGCTGGGGATGCACGTGCTGCTCCTTTGGTTGGGGTTTGGGAGCCTTGTTGGCTTTTTCATTGCTCAGCCCTACAATgggcatggaaaaaaatccccgGGAAATCCTCACTGAGAAAGGGGAGATGGGGGAGGAAGAGCCTCCCTCTCCTTTATCCTTTTTATCtatttttcctacttttccattgtttccctgcaggaacaTTTCCTAGGGAGGAAGGATTAGGAACTGGCCCGGCCAGAACACAGAGCCCACCTAAAAATAAACCTGGAGAAGAAATGGTCCTTCCAGGGgctaaaggggctccaggagagctggagagggactggggacaagggacagagggacaggacacagggaatggctcccactggcagagggcaggcatggatgaggattaggaagaaattattccctgtgaaggtggtgaggtcctggcacaggttgcccagagaaactggaTATGGAAGCTTAAAGCTTGtagcagaagagaagaaaaggccaAGGTGCTCTCACAAGGTGTGTGGCAGAGGAATGTTCTTTATTGTGATGTCtttgctcattaaaaaaaaaaaataaagaagaagtGCATGTGTTGCTATTCATCATCAATATACAGAGTGTTTGTAGTgggataaatgaaattaaagtaacaaacagggaaaaaggCCAAGGTGGTTGAGAGCAGGATCTGTCTCCATCATGGGCTGGGGTCAGAGGCTGGagataaaagcagaagaaaatataaagtgtTTTTTTATGAATTACATGCTCAGGAGAGAAGATTCTTCCTGACCCAGGCACACCTTACCAGCCAAACTCCCGTGTTTGTATTTATTACTGGGATCTCCCTGTGCCAAAACACCCAGGACAAATCCCCAAATCAGACTCCTGGTGCTTCCACTTCCAGCAAAGCCATTCcaaaggaaggaattttcccagAGGCTGACAGGGAAGAGAACTTGGGGAGGGGAAGGCAACTGAGctccccatcctcacagggagagctgctttGGCACCCAGGCCCTGGAATTGGCACCTTGGGAAGGAGTGTGGGCATTCAGGTCGCTTATCCCAGCCCCATCTGACCTCTGTGAGTGCCTTTACTCTGTGGCTGAGCTCCTCCTGTGGGTGGGAATCACGGGATCACGGAGCAGAAGGCTTGGGAAGCTCCAGGCTGGCCCTCCTGTCTCCCTCCTGactctgcttcctcctccaccAGGTCTCCCAGAGCCACCTCAGAGCTTCCAAaccctcccctctgcctccctcaccCTCGTTAAGTGTCTCCTAAttattttccctccctctccccccagtTTAATCCCATCTTTTCCCGTCccatcctctcccagcccaaGACTTCCACCCCTTCCAAAAGCAATTTCTTTGCCTCCCAACCCTTTTTAGGACTGGAGCACCGTGAGCcacttccctccttcctcactgGCAGCTTTTCCACACATCCCAATGGCTCCTCATCATTCCCAAAAAGGGAATTGAATAAAAGCATTGAATAAGAGCATCCCAGGCAGGATCTGAGGGGAGTGGAAGGGTTAATTCCCATGTCTGGAAGGTGATATTCTATTTTATTCAGTCCCAATGGTGTTTTTTCCAACACCACAGAAAGTACTGAGACCCTTCCACATTTTCCTACATTTTCCTACATTTTCCTACATTCCTTTCCGTTTTTTTCTAGACTATTTCCCCCACGTCTGCCAGTGTTTAAATCCAGGAAACAAGAAGATGGTTTTTACTGCACTTATAAGTGGTTGCTGCTGATGAATCAGCACATAAAACGGGCTAATTAATGAGTTTTGGAATAGCTAACACCCCTCAGGCTTCAGTTTTACCTAAAGGGATCATGTTTATCCAGAGGCAAGTGCtagcaaaagagaaatacattaaaataatccaGCAATCCTACTACTACATGGAGTAAATTGcaggggaaattaaaaaaaaaaccccaaacacttAGCAGgctattttttcttcattaaacgTGATGAGCTCATAAAACCCCAATTAATTAGTCAGAATGATGTGAGTGACTCGTCAGACCTAATTTTAGCAGCCTAAAGTTAGCCAGCATTTCCACAGCAGCCATTTCATCTCCTTCAGCAACAAATGGGGAGGgatgaacacttccaggaaaaacccatcctgctgctctcagctccccAAACACCTGAGGAAGGTGGGGTGAAGGCCCCTGTGGAGACAGAAGAGCTCCAGTAACCACAGAGAGCAGCCCAACACTGAATTTCTCGGCTGCTAAGGGCAGGTGAGACCAACCCCACAAGCTCCAGTTGGATTATTTTACGTTTGCAGGGTAATTAAACACAATGCAAATGAACTGCAATCATCAGGGGCAAAAGCATGATGAGGCATTGCTCACTGGATAATTACAGAGAtgtgcagagcaggaactgCCACGTCACAGACACCTTCAGAGcgctttcctttttttcccagtttgaGCCCACAGAGGAGTTGTTGGATTTCTCCACGAAGGATCATTTTTACACAGGCAACTGAGAgaggcatttttcattttgacaaAATCACCCTGTTTGTTCTCCAGACTGATCTTTGTCTTTGCAAGGAAGTGCAACTCGctaagaagaaaagcaaattaaaatgaaataaatgaaagaggATTTGATATAAAATATTGCACAGCTCACTCCAGACATGATATTCTCCTCAAGGCTCAACCTGATTTTGCTGATTTAAAACTGGAGgtcttgttttgattttttttttttttttttgacctcctgcatccctccagctgctgagggagcagcacctCAGGGACTGGCTCATGATTAGGGAATGAAAGCTCTCCAGGATCCCCCTGTGGATCCCACAGGACTGGCAGGGTATGAACACATGCCCAAAGCCCCCCAGGAACACTGGGGTCATTTATTCCCTTGTCTTACAAAGAGCAGCCCCGTGGATTCCgcaggggagctctgggaggAGGCTGCACCTGAGGAATCATTTGTTGGGATAATGGAGCTTCAGAGCCTCCCGGAGGGTCTGGGAATGGGCCTTCCAAACCAACGAGGCAGCTCTGAAACCCCCACCCAGAGGGCCCAGGGCATGGTTTGTGTGCCCTGCCGAGGTCATTCTGTGTCCCTGGGCACGGCCAAGCCTGGTCCATGCAGGAGAAAGTTCACAGAGGGTTTGCTCAAGGGGCTCTCTGGGCATCCCAAGTGGAAGCTGCTCCCTtgtgcccacagctgccctggcagcccagcagggtgTGACAGTGTGTGACAGAGCGTGTGACAGTGCGGGCAGGCTGTCAGCGAGGCCTGGGACACAAATACTGCTGCACACGAGTTCGTTGCTTGCATCCGAGGAGCTCCGAGGGGACAGTTTGTTGGGAGGGCTTCCAACGGCAGGAGAAGTCAGATTTGGGACTCTATGGAGAGCCTGCTCAAGgtcacagctgctttcctgtAGGAAACCTCTCCAGGAGGCTGGCTGGAAGCTGTCACCGGCTCTTCAGGCTCCTCACAGCTGGTGACGAGCGCAACAGCGCTGAGGGACTTCTGGTTGTACTTGATTTCCAGGGCTGACTTCTCCTCTCGTTTCTCCCGCGTCTTCTCGGCACGGTTCCACTCGtgctccttctgctccagctgcatgGCGCTGCAGTGCGGGGCGTACACCTCCGTGGTCTCCTCGAACTGCAGGCAGTCCACCTTGTAGTACTTCTTCTTGACGTGCAGCACGTCGTTGAACCTGTGGCCCCACAGGATCTCCCTGGGGACGTAGGAGCTGCGCGACTGGTGGGAGGTGCCCGTGGAGTCCCCCGTGTAGACAAACGTCACCAGGATCTCAAAGTTGTCCTTGGCCAGAGCTTTGCGGTCCAGGCCGTACAAGGGGCTGTCGCTGTCGATCTCGTGCACCACGGTGACCGGCGTGACCAGGATGATCTGGTCGTTGAGCAGCTTCAGGTCGCGGTACTCCATGGTCATCCTGCCCTCCTTGTCCTCCCTGTAGCGCAGCAGCTGCGCGCGCACCGAGCCCTCCACCATGTGGTTGGGCCGGAAGTCCCCGATGCGCCACATCAGGCAGAACTTGTCGTCCCTCAGCCCCACCACGGCGTAGTAGCTGAAGCGGATGGTCTGGGCCCTCTTGCGGGCCGTGGCCATCTTGGCCAAGGCTGCCCCGATGATGAAGGTGTCGATGATGCAGCTCAGCACCGACTGCAGGATCACCATGAGGATGGCGAGCGAGCACTCCTCGGTCACGCAGCGGTAGCCGTACCTGTGGGGTTACATCTGAGTTACATGGGGACCTTGGTAACCTTTGGAAACCAGTGGAACCCTTGTAAAGGTTTCTTTTTAACCGAGCCGAGAGGGGGAATtgtgggaatccataaaatcagagggGTTTGTGTCAGAGAcgtgttttatgaaaaatcctttccttaggatttttaaacctgagaagctgagaggcctcaggaacaaaatgcaaacaatgattatctgctgctgtgggatgcaacaggtGCATCCTTGATTGGTCCATgttggttgtttctaattaatggccaatcacagtcagcTGGCTCGGACTCTCTGAGAGTCAGAagcttttgttattcattccatTATCTCCTTGCttgcaagccttctgatgaaatcctttcttctatccatttagtatagttttaatataatatatatcataaaataataaatcagccttctgaaacatggagtcagatcctcgtctcttccctcaccctgagacccctgtgaacaccaccacagggtttgggagagctgcaggaggcaggcCCAAGGACAGCAGAACTGGGATTAGAGCTAAGCAGGAGCCATGAGAtctgtcagcagaaaaattatgtaagaagtagaaaagtaaggacaaatagTTTGTGTATGAACGCTTGTCTAGAATAACTAGACATGTGAACCAAGAGGGGGAATtgtgggaatccataaaatcagaggggtttgggaaagctgcaaaaggcctcagagacagcagaactgggaTTAGAGCTAAGCAGGAGCCATGAGATcggtcagcagaaaaattacgtgagaagtagaaaagtaaggacaaatagaacaatggtgTGTGTATTAACACTTGTCTAGAATTactccctaagctgcagaaaagtatattttgagatattaggaagataTTAGATATTAGGCAGTtctaagcttaataatggaattctgtgcattgtgtttgaaggctcacaagcaggtattgtattcaaaataagcaaTCATTGTTTAAACCAAAGGTCCCTCTGCTTATtgtggttggatggaaccactgtcaatgtgcttttgctttgtgtgattggtcaaaaaacttNNNNNNNNNNNNNNNNNNNNNNNNNNNNNNNNNNNNNNNNNNNNNNNNNNNNNNNNNNNNNNNNNNNNNNNNNNNNNNNNNNNNNNNNNNNNNNNNNNNNNNNNNNNNNNNNNNNNNNNNNNNNNNNNNNNNNNNNNNNNNNNNNNNNNNNNNNNNNNNNNNNNNNNNNNNNNNNNNNNNNNNNNNNNNNNNNNNNNNNNNNNNNNNNNNNNNNNNNNNNNNNNNNNNNNNNNNNNNNNNNNNNNNNNNNNNNNNNNNNNNNNNNNNNNNNNNNNNNNNNNNNNNNNNNNNNNNNNNNNNNNNNNNNNNNNNNNNNNNNNNNNNNNNNNNNNNNNNNNNNNNNNNNNNNNNNNNNNNNNNNNNNNNNNNNNNNNNNNNNNNNNNNNNNNNNNNNNNNNNNNNNNNNNNNNNNNNNNNNNNNNNNNNNNNNNNNNNNNNNNNNNNNNNNNNNNNNNNNNNNNNNNNNNNNNNNNNNNNNNNNNNNNNNNNNNNNNNNNNNNTTATTCCACAATAAATGTCCCTCTTATTTATTCCACAATACCATTACGGGGGTGAGACCAGAGCGTGGCTAAAGAGAATTTCACCCTCTGGTTTAAAATTTACTGCCCTGATTCACTCCAGATTAGTTGGGAGTTGGATAAATGATCAGCCatccaaattaaattaaattcaagaGGGATGCACAGAGCCTCAGTGGGAGATTTATCCTGTTTTGTATCCTGGTGTTTTCAtgagttgtttttatttcacaagGAATTACAGCCTCACTTGCTCAGAACCAGAGTCCTTCCAAAttcaaacacaaacccaaagGTGATTAACGAAACCCCAAATCACTCCCAAGGCCTGCCCAGCCCCAAATCATgagctcaggctggtggcattCCTCTTCTGGAACATTCTGTGTGGTGCTAAGCTCCATCACCTGGGGATGGGAGGAACTTTGGGAAGTGAAGTCTTTGAAGAACACAAAGTGGTGCTTcccagagggggaaaaaaaaaattaaaaaaaaaaaggaaaaaccccaaaacatcacTCGGGTGTCTTAATTTGGGAGCAACCTCAAGGCTGATCAcaagagggaaagagggaaaggaagttTGAATTAAGGAGAATGAAAAAGTGAGCTCGGAGGTGCTGGAACAATGCCAGGAGTGCTGGAACCAAGGGAAAGTGATCTGAGAGCAACAATGGCCCCAAAAAGCCCTGAGGATGGGCTGGTGCCTGTTTGGGCCacctaaaaacagaggccaggCAAAATTAAGAGCATAAAAAGTGTTTATAAttattgaagggccttcaggtacATTTAGGGCAGACAAAGCCCACCCTAAATGGACAAGGGGTCACAGGTTTgacacttttataagtttggttCATTTGCACATTGGGGGTTCAtctgccaattccagctccagctaatGAAGGCATTGACCCCAAGtttgctgccccagctcccttctgttcccatctctggccctgaggcagtgaggtgcccttggctgccaggcctggagaggaattgctgtgtctgcccaaagtggggaagcagcagctcccagtgcaccTGGAGTTTGGAGTTAcacactgcagaactgcagggtTACAAATACACAAAATGTATAAAAGCCAAAATTCCGAGGCATCAGAGCctgcagcccatcccagagctgcagggatggagggaagtccctgctgctgtcagcactcCCCCAGGACTCTGCTCCTGGTGTctgagggagctgccaggggctccACCACGCCGTGACGTGCGTTGATAATTACGATCCTATGCCACGGGTTTGCTCTGGGGGTGTTTTTCCAATCAGGCTCGCAGATCTCTTTGTTCTGCCGTGTAAAACCCGGCTCTGAGGTCACTGCTCACCCTCCACACCCTTGGCTGTTTATGGACAAAGCTCCGAGCCCGTTTCCTGCTGGGGAGGACACAAAACAGGCTGTGTCATTGTCCATCTCAATTGTTCTCCAGGACTAATTccaaggagaggagcagctcaccAGCTTGGGGCTTTATTGTGGTAAAAGCCTCCTATCAACAATGAGAGGATGTGCAGGGTACCAGGCGTGTGGCCCAgggaaaaaatctgcttttcctatTAAAGCCTGAATGGGAACCACCTCCATTGattcaaaaggaaaactggTTAAAGGTTCAGGGCCACCTAAAATGGGTATTCCAACATTCCTGTGCCCCTTATCCAGGGATATTCCAATATTCCTGTGCCCCTTATCCAGGGATATTTCCACCGGTCCTGGGCCTCCTTCATCCAGGGGAATGCCAACCAGTCCTGTGCCCCTTATCCAGGGACATCCAACATTCCTGTGGCCCCTGATCCAGGGATATTCCCAAATATTCCTGTGCCCCGTATCCAGGAGATATCCAACATTCCTGTGCCCCTTATCCAGGGATATTCCAATATTCCTCTGGCTCTTATCCATG contains the following coding sequences:
- the KCNJ16 gene encoding inward rectifier potassium channel 16; protein product: MDNDTACFVSSPAGNGLGALSINSQGCGGYGYRCVTEECSLAILMVILQSVLSCIIDTFIIGAALAKMATARKRAQTIRFSYYAVVGLRDDKFCLMWRIGDFRPNHMVEGSVRAQLLRYREDKEGRMTMEYRDLKLLNDQIILVTPVTVVHEIDSDSPLYGLDRKALAKDNFEILVTFVYTGDSTGTSHQSRSSYVPREILWGHRFNDVLHVKKKYYKVDCLQFEETTEVYAPHCSAMQLEQKEHEWNRAEKTREKREEKSALEIKYNQKSLSAVALVTSCEEPEEPVTASSQPPGEVSYRKAAVTLSRLSIESQI